GCTGAGGCGCGAAGGGCGCTGAGAGTTGGTGACGTACCCTGCCGGTCTTAGCCTTTCGTTCGTTGCAATAGAGGATTCGGATTTCTGATTTGCAGCGTGAATGTGAATGCGCTGCGTCCGGGGTGTGTGCAGTGACGTGGTGGTGGATCGAGTTCAGACAATGCATGACGCGCACCGGCGAGCAGAATCGCCGATGCGCGTTTTCTCTTGTTCAGTGATGCTGTGCAGGTTCTCACCTCAGCGCCCTTCGCGCCTCAGCGGTGAATAACTCTGTGTATCTCCGTGCGCTCCGTGGTAGATAAAAATCTACTGAATCGGCGTACCGAGAACGCGCGGCCCGCGATGAACGGGCGCCTCCGGCTCGGGCCGAGCCAGGCGAGGCACGTCACCGTCGGCGGATGCCAGGGCTGCTTCGCTGTAGTTGCTCCCCGGATGCCACAGGATCCACTCGTCGTAGCCGGCGTCGTAGACGGCGCGGATCTGCTCGCGGACGTGCCAGGGGCTGTAGCGGGGCGGGCCGAGGGTGAAATCCTGGAGCCAGGGGATGACCCGGGCCGCGTTCTCGACGCCGTCGGTGCGCTTCCGCGCGTGTGCGAGGGCGGTCTTCACGACCTCGTACGGCTCGGCATTGGGCTCTGCGATGCCGTAGCTGCCGCGCGCGTAGTGGGACGGGTAGACCATCGGCAGCAGCGCGTCAGTGACGTCCACCATCTTTGCCCAGCGCTGGCCGATGCCGAGATCGTCGCCGGCCGAGGTCGTCAGGCCGAAGACGTCGGCGGTGACCGGGACGTCGAGATCGGCGAGCTTCTCGTTCGCGTAGACCAGGAACTGGCGGATGCCGTCCTCCTTGGTGCGGCCGTCGCGTGCGGGCCATTCGGCGGTGCGCATGTGCGAGAGCGGCACGTCGGGGAAGCGGACGTAGTCCCACTGGATCTCGGAGAAGCCGATGCGGATCGCTTCCCGTGCGATCTCGATGTTGTAATCCCACACCGCGCGGTTGAACGAATCGACCCAGTGGTAGCCGTGGGTGTCCTCCCACGTGCCCGTGCCGTCGACCTTCTGCACGGCGAGCGATGGACGGGCGTTCGCGAGGATGGGGTCGCGGAACACGACGATGCGCGCGACGGGATAGATGCCGTTCGCCTTCAGCTTGTCGAGCACGGCGCGCATGTTCGGCACGTATGCGCGCGTCGCGCCGATCTCGTTCGCGAGCGGGACCGCGGAGCGGTAGCTGATCTCGCCCGCCTCCTTGACGTCGATGACGAAGGTGTTGATCTCCGTGGCGTTCGCGATGCCGATCAGGCGATCGAGCTTGCGTTCCGAGCCGGCGGCGTACGCGTTCAGATAGATGCCGCGGATCGCGTCGGGGCGCGGCACCCGTGTCGCGGGATCCGCAGCGGGCAGCGGCTCGGGCGCCGTGGCGGAGGGCGTCGGCTCAGCGGGGGCCGCAGTCGCGGCCTCCGGCGGAGATTCGACGTCGGGCATCGCCTGGTCCCCGGCGGCCGAATCGCCGGCGGGCGTGATGCCCGGCTCCTGCTGCGGCGGGAACGCGCGCGCAGCGCCGAACAGGCTGGCGGCGAGGACGACGGCGCCGGCGGCGAGGTAACTGCGGCGACGCCCCTGGAAGAGGTTCGCTGCGATGCTGCGTACGTCGAGCATGCTGCTGCTCACGTGTGCCCTGCCCTGTTCGGTGAATCATCGTGCTGCGCACTGCGCCAGCCCCTGACGCAGTGCATGCTGCACGCCGTGTACCACTCTAGAGCCGTGGGTGCGCGCGTCAGTATGTGGGCATTGCCGGGTCGATCTCGGTGGCCCAGCCGGTGATGCCGCCGCGGAGATGTGAGACGCGCTCGAAGCCGGCCGCGCGCATGTACTCGAGGGCCTGCTGG
The nucleotide sequence above comes from Longimicrobiales bacterium. Encoded proteins:
- a CDS encoding putative glycoside hydrolase, encoding MSSSMLDVRSIAANLFQGRRRSYLAAGAVVLAASLFGAARAFPPQQEPGITPAGDSAAGDQAMPDVESPPEAATAAPAEPTPSATAPEPLPAADPATRVPRPDAIRGIYLNAYAAGSERKLDRLIGIANATEINTFVIDVKEAGEISYRSAVPLANEIGATRAYVPNMRAVLDKLKANGIYPVARIVVFRDPILANARPSLAVQKVDGTGTWEDTHGYHWVDSFNRAVWDYNIEIAREAIRIGFSEIQWDYVRFPDVPLSHMRTAEWPARDGRTKEDGIRQFLVYANEKLADLDVPVTADVFGLTTSAGDDLGIGQRWAKMVDVTDALLPMVYPSHYARGSYGIAEPNAEPYEVVKTALAHARKRTDGVENAARVIPWLQDFTLGPPRYSPWHVREQIRAVYDAGYDEWILWHPGSNYSEAALASADGDVPRLARPEPEAPVHRGPRVLGTPIQ